In one window of Rhinopithecus roxellana isolate Shanxi Qingling chromosome 15, ASM756505v1, whole genome shotgun sequence DNA:
- the LIPT2 gene encoding putative lipoyltransferase 2, mitochondrial isoform X1 yields MRQPAVRLVRLGRVPYAELLGLQDRWLRRLQAEPGTEAPSGTEAGALLLCEPAGPVYTAGLRGGLTPEETARLRALGAEVRVTGRGGLATFHGPGQLLCHPVLDLRRLGLRLRMHVAALEACAVRLCELQGLQGARARSPPYTGVWLGDRKICAIGVRCGRHITSHGLALNCSTDLTWFEHIVPCGLVGTGVTSLSKELQRHVTVDEVMPPFLVAFKEIYKCTLISEDSPN; encoded by the exons ATGCGGCAACCCGCCGTTCGGCTCGTGCGCCTGGGTCGGGTGCCGTACGCCGAGCTGCTGGGGCTGCAGGACCGCTGGCTGCGGCGGCTGCAGGCAGAGCCAGGCACTGAAGCCCCGTCGGGGACTGAGGCGGGCGCGCTACTGCTCTGCGAGCCCGCGGGGCCCGTGTACACGGCCGGGCTGCGCGGCGGCCTGACGCCCGAGGAAACTGCGCGGCTACGGGCCTTGGGCGCCGAGGTGCGCGTCACAGGCCGCGGTGGCCTGGCCACCTTCCACGGCCCGGGCCAGCTGCTTTGCCACCCGGTACTCGACCTGCGGCGTCTCGGTCTGCGCTTGCGCATGCACGTAGCGGCGCTGGAGGCGTGCGCCGTGCGCCTGTGCGAGCTCCAGGGCCTGCAGGGGGCCCGCGCACGGTCCCCGCCCTACACCGGCGTCTGGCTGGGCGATCGCAAGATCTGCGCGATCG GAGTCCGCTGTGGAAGGCACATCACATCCCACGGCCTGGCTCTCAACTGCTCTACGGACCTCACGTGGTTTGAGCACATTGTGCCCTGTGGACTGGTTGGGACAGGCGTCACTTCCTTGAGTAAGGAGCTCCAGAGGCACGTCACCGTGGATGAAGTAATGCCACCTTTCCTTGTGGCCTTTAAGGAGATCTACAAGTGCACACTGATCTCAGAGGACAGCCCCAACTGA
- the KCNE3 gene encoding potassium voltage-gated channel subfamily E member 3 isoform X2, with protein sequence METTNGTETWYESLHAVLKALNATLHSNLLCRPGPGLGPDNQTEERRASLPGRDDNSYMYILFVMFLFAVTVGSLILGYTRSRKVDKRSDPYHVYIKNRVSMI encoded by the coding sequence ATGGAGACTACCAATGGAACTGAGACTTGGTATGAGAGCCTACATGCCGTGCTGAAGGCTTTAAATGCCACTCTTCACAGCAATTTGCTCTGCcggccagggccagggctggggccagACAACCAGACTGAAGAGCGACGGGCCAGCCTACCTGGCCGTGATGACAACTCCTACATGTACATTCTCTTTGTCATGTTTCTATTTGCTGTCACTGTGGGCAGCCTCATCCTGGGATACACCCGCTCCCGCAAAGTGGACAAGCGTAGTGACCCCTATCATGTGTATATCAAGAACCGTGTGTCTATGATCTAA
- the LIPT2 gene encoding putative lipoyltransferase 2, mitochondrial isoform X2 has protein sequence MRQPAVRLVRLGRVPYAELLGLQDRWLRRLQAEPGTEAPSGTEAGALLLCEPAGPVYTAGLRGGLTPEETARLRALGAEVRVTGRGGLATFHGPGQLLCHPVLDLRRLGLRLRMHVAALEACAVRLCELQGLQGARARSPPYTGVWLGDRKICAIGERCGRGRDLRAGESAVEGTSHPTAWLSTALRTSRGLSTLCPVDWLGQASLP, from the exons ATGCGGCAACCCGCCGTTCGGCTCGTGCGCCTGGGTCGGGTGCCGTACGCCGAGCTGCTGGGGCTGCAGGACCGCTGGCTGCGGCGGCTGCAGGCAGAGCCAGGCACTGAAGCCCCGTCGGGGACTGAGGCGGGCGCGCTACTGCTCTGCGAGCCCGCGGGGCCCGTGTACACGGCCGGGCTGCGCGGCGGCCTGACGCCCGAGGAAACTGCGCGGCTACGGGCCTTGGGCGCCGAGGTGCGCGTCACAGGCCGCGGTGGCCTGGCCACCTTCCACGGCCCGGGCCAGCTGCTTTGCCACCCGGTACTCGACCTGCGGCGTCTCGGTCTGCGCTTGCGCATGCACGTAGCGGCGCTGGAGGCGTGCGCCGTGCGCCTGTGCGAGCTCCAGGGCCTGCAGGGGGCCCGCGCACGGTCCCCGCCCTACACCGGCGTCTGGCTGGGCGATCGCAAGATCTGCGCGATCGGTGAGCGCTGCGGCAGAGGGCGGGACCTGAGAGCCGGG GAGTCCGCTGTGGAAGGCACATCACATCCCACGGCCTGGCTCTCAACTGCTCTACGGACCTCACGTGGTTTGAGCACATTGTGCCCTGTGGACTGGTTGGGACAGGCGTCACTTCCTTGA
- the KCNE3 gene encoding potassium voltage-gated channel subfamily E member 3 isoform X1, producing MHRVAVPGSPSVRGQRANGRPRALLRDRASTESSPTSIPVAMETTNGTETWYESLHAVLKALNATLHSNLLCRPGPGLGPDNQTEERRASLPGRDDNSYMYILFVMFLFAVTVGSLILGYTRSRKVDKRSDPYHVYIKNRVSMI from the exons ATGCACAGGGTCGCAGTGCCTGGGTCACCCTCGGTCAGAGGCCAGCGAGCAAACGGGCGCCCCAGAGCCTTGCTGAGAGACAG AGCTTCTACCGAGTCTTCCCCCACCTCAATCCCTGTTGCTATGGAGACTACCAATGGAACTGAGACTTGGTATGAGAGCCTACATGCCGTGCTGAAGGCTTTAAATGCCACTCTTCACAGCAATTTGCTCTGCcggccagggccagggctggggccagACAACCAGACTGAAGAGCGACGGGCCAGCCTACCTGGCCGTGATGACAACTCCTACATGTACATTCTCTTTGTCATGTTTCTATTTGCTGTCACTGTGGGCAGCCTCATCCTGGGATACACCCGCTCCCGCAAAGTGGACAAGCGTAGTGACCCCTATCATGTGTATATCAAGAACCGTGTGTCTATGATCTAA